From one Flavobacterium sp. N502536 genomic stretch:
- a CDS encoding non-ribosomal peptide synthetase, which yields MEKFIKQLKSLGFELKIDGQDLILLGKEGKLTPSDIKIITERPDVTSFIKENKADIITYLKKEDFKLDRKNISSMYGLSPVQEGILFHSTYLYNTESKENTTYHTQFDVSFSSKLNVDLFKKAWQNVINNHTILRTGFIYDKVNIPIQFVNKEVEVPLRFIDLTNDTNQEKEAKFLALKNEDRFEDFSFTNPPLMRITIAKFGEDAYKMIWTKHHVLWDGWSGQVIIQEVIRAYTNLMYGTPIEVQAEDKYEDFINYIKSIDAFEEKAFWQSYMKDFSEPSLLPFCKAAHERNKGKGKYERISIDFDEALTQKINDFSKSNHVTPNTLTQAVWAILLSKYTGLKDIVYGVTVSGRPADLNYDNKVGLYINTIPLRAKIDNSQTIAAFLDMLQKTSVGARNFQHTSLSKIQQWNEIKGDCFDSLLSFTNYPSKSGDNSRKAVLEIDNVNVKENNNYLLSIQPMLKDKLAIDFTFNSSIMDRAFVQMITEHFRTAICNMAEEKFTTIGDFDMLGEDEIIALTKTYNASETGYPADQNMVEIFEEKVAATPDAIALTLDGEGMTYKVLNEKANQLAGYLKEQGVGPESMVGMCINRSFEMIVGIFGILKAGGAYVPIDPQYPTERINFILNDIDSKIVLVSTKSSEVLKLEDHIQLVNLDQADTPFSGYATSNLELDLPLSNLAYVIYTSGTTGVPKGVMIEHGNVVRLFFTDQPLFDFDEKDVWCVFHSYSFDFSVWEIFGALLYGGRLVIVPELVAKDTKAFAQLLEEEKVTVLNQTPSAFNALQEEVIDKKQALNVRYVIFGGEALTPGVLKPWAAQYPDCSLINMYGITETTVHVTFKEIGAREIDLNISDIGRPIPTMGCYILDENFDLVPMGVTGELYVSGAGVSRGYLNRPELSKERFMTNPFNPGERLYKTGDVAKRLTSGDIEYLGRNDKQIKIRGFRIELGEVEAALNVCPYANHAAVIVHEDQYYSKELVAYVVVKEGYTLDNFKEYLSESLPAYMVPTICIELDEMPLTSNGKVNKKALPKVATQGTTANGYVAPRNNNEEQLITIWKEILDRERIGVLDNFFEFGGHSLKLTRLITRYHKEYGVKLELRDLFINKTIEEHCTLLFGAAVETKVEKIEPVAQQSNYPLSSGQYCMWVLSQSSEESNISYNMPAHLTLEGYNIPFLKKAIDAVIERHETLRTVFKEDENSEVRQWICAPSTIDFAITELDFRAEENIEKAVAAYMKEDALQPFRLDQGPLLRIALLQISDTDHIFYYNMHHIIGDGVSKYILKRDVLAFYNGFKNDTVVSLPVLDIQYKDFAVWQKQQLENGAFEPHKQYWLQTLSGDRALLDLPTQKARPKVKTNNGQTLRTLISDTDTAKFAAYCKANNGTLFTGVLAVWNILFYRYTNQKDILIGAPIAGRDHVDLENQIGLYFNNMVVRNQVNPEENFDETFSKVRDVMFENTKHQMYPFDNLQDDLKIKGDTSRNPLYDVMLSYHNTIDNNTNYQFTKEETDQIVVQDERGAKLDMLINFKEIGSYLYFDINYNTDVYNQSCIKGLMQNFKNLLSQLLVNSQEKISDVDFQKETKENLRNLNVNKFKLVKK from the coding sequence ATGGAAAAATTCATAAAACAATTAAAAAGCCTTGGATTCGAACTTAAAATTGATGGCCAGGATTTAATCTTATTAGGAAAAGAAGGAAAACTGACACCTTCTGATATTAAAATCATTACAGAACGCCCTGATGTTACTTCTTTTATTAAAGAAAATAAAGCAGATATCATTACGTATTTAAAGAAAGAAGATTTTAAGCTGGACAGAAAAAACATCTCTTCGATGTATGGACTGAGCCCTGTACAAGAAGGTATCCTGTTTCACAGTACGTATTTGTACAATACAGAATCTAAGGAAAACACAACTTACCACACGCAGTTTGATGTTAGTTTTTCTTCAAAATTAAATGTAGACCTCTTTAAAAAGGCCTGGCAAAATGTAATCAATAACCACACCATCCTTAGAACCGGATTTATTTATGATAAAGTAAATATTCCAATCCAGTTTGTCAATAAAGAAGTAGAAGTTCCGTTGCGTTTTATCGATTTAACAAACGATACCAATCAGGAAAAAGAAGCAAAGTTCCTCGCCCTTAAAAACGAAGATCGATTTGAGGATTTCAGCTTTACCAATCCGCCGTTAATGCGTATCACTATTGCTAAGTTTGGAGAGGACGCTTATAAAATGATCTGGACAAAACACCACGTATTATGGGATGGATGGTCCGGACAGGTAATCATTCAGGAAGTAATACGAGCATATACCAACCTAATGTATGGTACCCCGATCGAGGTGCAGGCAGAAGATAAATATGAAGATTTTATCAACTACATCAAATCGATAGATGCTTTTGAAGAAAAAGCATTCTGGCAGTCTTATATGAAAGACTTTAGCGAGCCTTCTTTACTGCCATTTTGTAAAGCAGCGCACGAACGTAATAAAGGAAAAGGAAAATACGAACGTATCAGTATTGATTTTGACGAAGCATTGACACAAAAAATCAACGACTTTTCAAAATCAAATCACGTTACACCAAATACACTGACACAAGCGGTATGGGCTATTTTATTGTCAAAATACACAGGCCTTAAAGACATCGTGTACGGAGTGACGGTTTCCGGACGTCCGGCAGATTTAAACTATGACAACAAAGTGGGATTGTACATCAACACCATCCCTTTAAGAGCTAAAATAGACAACAGTCAGACTATTGCAGCTTTTTTAGACATGCTTCAAAAAACGTCAGTAGGAGCAAGAAATTTTCAGCATACCTCCCTTAGTAAAATCCAGCAATGGAATGAAATTAAAGGAGATTGCTTTGACTCTTTACTATCGTTTACCAACTATCCGTCTAAAAGCGGCGATAATTCCCGTAAAGCTGTTTTAGAAATAGACAATGTGAATGTAAAAGAAAATAACAACTATCTGCTTTCTATTCAGCCGATGCTGAAAGACAAACTTGCGATTGATTTTACGTTCAACAGTTCGATTATGGACAGGGCTTTTGTTCAAATGATTACCGAACATTTCAGAACAGCAATATGCAATATGGCAGAAGAGAAATTTACGACCATTGGCGATTTTGATATGCTGGGTGAAGACGAAATCATAGCCCTTACCAAAACCTACAACGCTTCTGAAACCGGATATCCGGCAGATCAGAATATGGTAGAGATCTTTGAAGAAAAAGTAGCCGCAACTCCAGATGCCATTGCACTAACACTTGATGGGGAAGGAATGACCTATAAAGTATTAAATGAAAAAGCCAACCAGCTGGCAGGATACTTAAAAGAACAGGGAGTAGGTCCGGAAAGCATGGTAGGAATGTGCATCAACCGCTCTTTTGAAATGATTGTTGGAATTTTCGGAATCTTAAAAGCAGGCGGAGCCTATGTACCTATTGATCCGCAATATCCTACGGAGCGTATTAACTTTATTCTGAATGATATCGATTCAAAAATTGTATTGGTAAGCACAAAGAGTAGTGAAGTACTAAAACTGGAAGATCATATTCAGCTGGTCAATTTAGATCAGGCAGATACACCCTTTTCAGGTTATGCTACAAGCAACCTGGAGTTAGATTTACCCTTATCCAATCTTGCTTACGTAATCTATACCTCAGGAACAACAGGAGTTCCTAAAGGAGTAATGATCGAGCATGGCAATGTGGTGCGACTTTTCTTTACCGATCAGCCTTTGTTTGATTTTGATGAAAAAGATGTATGGTGTGTATTCCATTCCTATTCTTTTGATTTCTCGGTTTGGGAAATATTCGGAGCCTTATTGTATGGAGGTCGATTGGTAATTGTTCCGGAGCTTGTCGCAAAAGATACCAAAGCTTTTGCACAGCTGTTAGAAGAAGAGAAAGTAACCGTTTTGAACCAGACACCTTCAGCATTTAATGCTTTACAAGAGGAGGTAATCGATAAAAAACAAGCCCTGAATGTACGTTATGTTATATTTGGAGGTGAGGCACTTACTCCCGGAGTTCTTAAACCCTGGGCAGCTCAATATCCGGATTGTTCCCTTATCAACATGTACGGGATCACAGAAACCACAGTACACGTAACCTTCAAGGAAATTGGAGCCCGCGAAATCGATCTTAACATTAGCGATATAGGAAGACCGATTCCAACAATGGGTTGTTACATACTCGATGAAAATTTTGATTTGGTACCTATGGGCGTTACCGGTGAATTATATGTTTCCGGTGCAGGAGTTTCAAGAGGCTATTTAAACCGTCCGGAACTTTCAAAAGAGCGTTTTATGACCAACCCGTTTAATCCCGGAGAGCGTTTATACAAAACAGGAGATGTCGCAAAAAGACTAACTAGCGGAGATATCGAGTATTTGGGAAGAAACGATAAGCAAATTAAAATTAGAGGATTCAGAATCGAACTTGGAGAAGTAGAGGCAGCCCTAAATGTGTGTCCGTACGCAAATCATGCCGCCGTTATTGTACACGAAGATCAATACTATTCTAAAGAATTGGTTGCTTATGTAGTGGTCAAAGAAGGGTATACCTTAGATAATTTTAAAGAATATCTTTCCGAAAGTTTACCTGCCTACATGGTACCTACCATATGCATTGAACTGGATGAAATGCCGCTTACTTCTAATGGAAAAGTAAACAAAAAAGCGTTGCCAAAAGTAGCCACACAAGGAACAACGGCTAACGGTTATGTTGCACCTCGTAACAACAACGAAGAGCAGCTGATAACCATCTGGAAAGAAATTCTGGACAGGGAACGCATAGGAGTTTTAGACAACTTTTTTGAGTTTGGCGGACACAGTCTTAAACTTACAAGACTAATTACAAGATACCATAAAGAGTATGGCGTAAAATTAGAATTGAGAGATTTATTCATCAATAAAACTATTGAAGAGCATTGTACCCTGCTATTTGGTGCCGCTGTTGAAACTAAAGTAGAAAAGATAGAGCCGGTAGCACAACAGTCCAATTACCCGCTTTCCAGCGGTCAGTATTGCATGTGGGTTTTGAGCCAGTCTTCTGAAGAAAGTAATATTTCATACAATATGCCGGCACATCTTACTTTAGAAGGATATAATATTCCTTTTTTAAAGAAAGCCATTGATGCGGTTATAGAACGCCACGAAACCTTGCGTACGGTATTTAAGGAAGACGAAAATTCGGAAGTAAGACAATGGATCTGCGCTCCTTCAACAATTGACTTTGCCATTACGGAACTTGATTTCAGAGCAGAAGAAAATATCGAGAAAGCGGTAGCAGCCTATATGAAAGAGGACGCCTTACAGCCTTTCCGTCTAGATCAGGGGCCTTTGTTACGAATTGCACTCTTACAAATTTCAGATACCGATCATATTTTCTATTACAACATGCATCATATTATTGGAGACGGAGTTTCAAAATATATCTTAAAACGAGATGTTTTAGCCTTCTATAATGGCTTTAAAAATGATACGGTGGTGTCACTTCCTGTTTTAGACATTCAATACAAAGATTTTGCGGTTTGGCAAAAACAACAATTGGAAAATGGTGCTTTTGAGCCTCACAAACAGTATTGGCTGCAAACCTTATCCGGAGACAGAGCTTTATTAGACTTGCCGACTCAGAAAGCGAGACCAAAAGTAAAGACCAACAACGGTCAGACCTTACGAACCTTAATTTCGGATACCGACACTGCTAAATTTGCCGCCTATTGTAAAGCCAATAACGGAACCTTATTTACAGGAGTATTGGCCGTTTGGAATATATTATTTTACCGATATACCAACCAAAAGGACATATTGATAGGAGCACCAATTGCCGGAAGAGATCATGTAGATCTGGAAAATCAAATTGGACTTTATTTCAACAATATGGTCGTTCGCAACCAGGTGAATCCGGAAGAGAATTTTGATGAGACTTTCAGCAAAGTAAGAGACGTTATGTTTGAAAACACAAAACATCAGATGTATCCGTTTGACAACTTGCAGGATGACTTAAAAATAAAAGGCGATACGAGCCGTAATCCGCTTTACGACGTCATGCTTTCCTACCATAACACGATAGACAACAACACCAACTATCAGTTTACAAAGGAAGAAACCGATCAAATTGTGGTTCAGGACGAAAGAGGTGCAAAACTGGATATGCTGATTAATTTTAAAGAGATTGGCAGCTATTTGTATTTTGATATTAACTACAATACAGATGTTTACAATCAAAGCTGTATTAAAGGTTTGATGCAAAATTTCAAAAACTTATTGTCACAGTTACTGGTGAATAGTCAGGAAAAAATAAGTGATGTCGATTTCCAGAAAGAGACAAAGGAAAACCTGAGAAATCTAAACGTCAATAAATTTAAGCTGGTTAAAAAATAA
- a CDS encoding TauD/TfdA family dioxygenase: MINSIQKLKNIKAEKVTAEVKVEYSVWPGGAGFPLVVKPSTVGMQLNDWVAQNRPEFQEKVNTYGALLFRGFHINTVEKFEDFSRLYADTPLEYNLRSSPRYAVGKNVYHTTTYPKEYSIEMHSESSYAPAHPSNIVFCCIDPADKQGETPIADNKKVLEYLSEKTRTKFSEKGVKYVRNLNEAYGLSWKEVFQTEDKKEVEKTCDEQGISYEWKSDTNLVLTWVKKAIWEHPATGVQVWFNHAYFFNKYALEASFFDLVNSEDQLPNNTFYGDGSEISKEEIEEIRAAYLKATVLFPWEKGDVLFLDNMLMSHGRSPYEGSRQIIASLF, from the coding sequence ATGATCAATAGCATACAAAAATTAAAAAATATCAAGGCTGAGAAAGTAACAGCCGAAGTAAAAGTAGAATATTCAGTATGGCCTGGCGGTGCAGGTTTTCCTTTAGTGGTAAAACCTTCAACGGTAGGGATGCAGTTAAACGACTGGGTTGCTCAAAACAGACCCGAATTTCAGGAAAAAGTAAACACCTATGGGGCTTTACTTTTTAGAGGATTTCATATCAACACCGTGGAGAAATTTGAAGACTTCAGCAGGTTGTATGCCGATACACCTCTTGAATACAATTTAAGGTCATCACCGCGATATGCTGTTGGAAAAAACGTTTATCATACCACAACTTATCCTAAAGAATATTCGATCGAAATGCACAGTGAAAGCTCATATGCTCCTGCGCATCCCAGCAATATTGTTTTTTGCTGTATCGATCCGGCAGACAAACAAGGGGAAACTCCAATTGCCGATAACAAAAAAGTATTGGAGTACTTAAGTGAAAAAACAAGAACCAAGTTTTCTGAAAAAGGGGTTAAATACGTTAGAAACCTCAACGAAGCTTATGGTTTGTCCTGGAAAGAAGTTTTTCAGACCGAAGATAAAAAAGAGGTAGAAAAAACCTGTGACGAACAAGGCATTTCATACGAGTGGAAAAGCGACACCAACTTAGTCTTAACATGGGTCAAAAAAGCGATATGGGAACATCCTGCTACCGGAGTTCAGGTATGGTTTAATCATGCCTACTTCTTTAACAAATATGCATTGGAGGCCTCGTTCTTTGATCTGGTAAATTCAGAAGATCAGCTGCCTAATAACACCTTCTATGGTGATGGAAGCGAAATTTCTAAAGAAGAAATAGAAGAAATAAGAGCAGCTTATCTAAAAGCGACCGTACTATTTCCTTGGGAAAAAGGAGATGTATTGTTCTTAGACAATATGCTCATGTCTCACGGCAGAAGCCCTTATGAAGGCAGCAGACAAATCATAGCATCATTATTTTAA
- a CDS encoding condensation domain-containing protein translates to MKLPVSYHQQRMWFIDHFERDYLYEGGPVYHNIPLSLTLKKEVTTNEIYQAFAQLINRHDILRTTIIKEGDQIFQSIKTPEEINIENLLTEQSDLKENQETLRKGFFNFENELLVKAFFERLENQTRILFVFHHAIVDRYSLGILKEDFLSFIAHPKDSLGFTMQYKDFSEWEQAVDPYETETLVAHWRKRLSNLQVLYIPTDTERVPVHIYKAATTAFSFSKDRLQSFAAINGTTSQIVTLAVYKMALAKFSGLSEIVIGTLMDMRNHLTASTVGAIENLVVLQSVLEENTTLAEACTVVANTWNTADLNKGIPFDKLVVEINPKKDMSRTALFDVLYLYDQHNAVTEDQDEPFEYKNQGLGKYDLNLLVQEKETTFDFILTYNDLYFQPGTIAAFLESMENILETAAVHQEELRGIALF, encoded by the coding sequence ATGAAATTACCTGTTTCTTATCACCAGCAAAGGATGTGGTTTATCGATCATTTTGAGAGAGATTATCTGTATGAAGGAGGACCTGTTTATCACAATATCCCTTTGAGTTTAACCCTTAAAAAAGAGGTGACCACCAACGAAATTTATCAGGCTTTTGCACAATTAATCAACCGTCATGATATTTTAAGGACGACCATAATAAAAGAGGGTGACCAGATTTTTCAATCCATTAAAACGCCGGAAGAAATTAACATAGAAAATTTGCTTACAGAACAGTCTGATCTTAAAGAAAATCAGGAAACATTGCGCAAAGGATTTTTCAATTTTGAAAATGAATTACTGGTAAAAGCTTTTTTTGAACGATTGGAAAATCAAACTCGAATTTTGTTTGTCTTTCATCACGCTATTGTTGACCGCTACAGTCTTGGTATTCTTAAGGAAGATTTTTTAAGTTTTATAGCGCATCCCAAAGATTCATTAGGATTCACCATGCAATACAAAGATTTTTCAGAATGGGAACAGGCCGTTGATCCTTACGAAACCGAAACATTGGTTGCGCATTGGAGAAAACGATTATCCAATCTACAGGTATTGTACATTCCGACAGATACAGAACGAGTACCGGTACATATTTATAAGGCCGCCACAACTGCTTTTTCGTTTAGCAAAGACCGTTTGCAATCTTTTGCCGCTATCAATGGCACGACATCACAAATAGTAACGCTGGCGGTTTACAAAATGGCCTTAGCTAAATTTTCAGGACTTTCTGAAATCGTGATCGGAACCCTTATGGACATGCGCAATCATCTTACCGCATCAACCGTAGGAGCTATCGAAAATCTGGTAGTCTTACAATCTGTTTTGGAAGAAAACACAACATTAGCTGAGGCTTGTACCGTTGTGGCCAATACCTGGAATACGGCAGATCTAAACAAGGGAATTCCTTTTGATAAGCTGGTGGTAGAGATCAATCCTAAAAAAGATATGAGCAGAACCGCACTATTTGATGTTTTATACCTCTACGATCAGCATAACGCTGTTACCGAAGATCAGGACGAACCATTTGAGTATAAAAATCAAGGATTAGGAAAATATGATCTTAACCTTTTGGTACAGGAAAAAGAGACCACTTTTGATTTTATACTCACCTATAACGACCTCTATTTTCAACCGGGAACCATTGCGGCATTTTTAGAAAGTATGGAAAATATTCTCGAAACCGCTGCAGTACACCAAGAAGAGTTACGAGGTATCGCATTGTTCTAA